The following DNA comes from Salvia splendens isolate huo1 chromosome 17, SspV2, whole genome shotgun sequence.
AAGTGCCACTATAAAATAATGAGGCGAATGGCCTTTAAAATCATGCAGCCGTGCGTCGAGCACATAGCGAACTATTCTTTCGCCTTTTACTAAAGAATACCGTGTGCTCGTCGCCTATAAGCGGCATACACCATTTTTTAGAGGGGTCTTCCTTTTTTAAGGAGGTCCCCAAACAATATAGTGTGaagttttaatttattgttggCATTGTGTTACTGATAAATTTTAGGAGGCCAACtattttgaataaaaattgAAGGTCCCTAGATACACATCAGAGTTTAACGCATTAAAGAAAAACACGAACCACATagttgtgtattttttgggtTAATCATGTTAACCTTATGTGCTCATTTTGACACTACTtaaaaatatacactttctactaaggagacaattttttttatattttattttagctatatatcaatttatttacataaAAGATCAAATCAAACATGATCCTCATACTTTTTTACCTACCAAGAAATGATCAATTCTAATGAAATTATCCATAAAAGGGACATTGTCAAATAATAATGAAGTGAATGGAGTACATTATTCAGATATGAATATTTTTGGTCTTTTATCTAGACACTTAACTAACAATTATTAAAACTCTATTCATCCTTGACCTTGGCCTTTCTTCTCTAAAACTACGCCGTATTGGTAGGTAAGATAGAAAGAGAAGGATAGACAAAAATATAAGTATAATGGGAAATGCGAAATGTGTCTAGGTTTGAATTTGCGGTTAGAAGAAAATGCTTTGTCGATTAGGTTGATTTCACATTTGATAAAAAATTAACATTGTTGTAAGTATTTATTATAGCATCCAAAGCATTTTTTCAACAATTCATTTACAACCGATAATTATCATTTATATCAATACCTAAAATTTTCTTTAAACACTAATACGAGCAgaatcaaaattgaaaattccCATTATAGATCAACCTTATTTGTTTGACTATTAGGTAATCGATGGTCGAATAGTCGAATAATCAAGTACTCAACCTTAAATAGAATCATCATTTGTAATAATATCCATTTCATCTCCTAAAAATATAGATTAATAGTAATACAAAGTGTCGCGAAAGATatttaaattagaaaagaaCGGCTCCCTCCGTCCTCTATTAATTATCCACTTTTGTTATTTTCGTCCGTAcctcattaattgtccactttcacttttaccataaatggcaAGTAggtcctacattccactaactattcattcacattttattataaaaccaataaataaaagtgagaCCCATATTTCAATAACTATTTAACCTACattcttttatatttcttaaaactcgtgccggaatcaaagtggacaattaatgagagacggagagagtaattttGATAGaaaactaaaatgacaaaaatagattaattttaaGTAAATAAGACTAAACCTGTCAATGGTATCTTGATTGTatgagcatctccaatagcaataggccagccatagtttagccacaaactcctcccgtcacatcatcagcactaaaaacttctcatgtcacatcatcatgacaagcaactggacaagcaataagctagccataggctagcaacaataaacaaaactataaaaaacaaataattaacactcacacaaaatacggaattaaatttacgacacaaatacgagaaaaattcaataataatatttaattttaaaaagtacattaatttaaaaaattacataattaaaaaaaatatagattttaaaaaattacataattaaaaaaaactaacgccgtgcagtcctttgcgcccacaactcttcaattaaatccttttggagttgaatatgagcatccacttggcgcatgtcggcatgtgcttggaggcggtcggcttcatcgtgaggtaccccgctTCATatgttgggggcggccacgccgtggcttggactggcttcattatcgtcgttggtccaactagtcagttgtacaccttcatcttcgacaatcatgttgtgcatggttcgaaaattaaataaataaataaaatgggcTGGTcaatcgctcgccgatcgggagcctgcaatggcggccagccgatcggcgagagGATCGGCTagcgcccgaaaatcggcgtcCGCTCGCCGAATTGCCGCTCACCacctgcaatggttcggcgagcgaaccggccAGCGctgggaatcggctagccggtccgctcgccgccgtcgtggatgctctaaaatagCCCAATTATGGAGCCCACACTGGTATTCAATCACTAACCCTAGTTAAGCCCTCCTTCTCCCTCAACGCtgcttctcttcttcttcgtcgCGCAGACACACaatccgccgccgccgtcgaCAAATTCACTAACGCACACTTTCACGGAGCTCGGAAGCGATGGCGGACGTCGTTCAATTCAAGCTCGAGCGCATGCTCGACGAGCTAGACGACCTAGAGCGCCGCGGTTTGTTCAGCCGCCGCGAGATTGCCGAGATAGTCAAAATGCGCCGCAAATTCGAGTACCGCCTCAAGCGTCCTAGTCCCCTGAAGGAAGACTTTTTGACCTACATAGACTACGAAAAGCAGCTCGACGCCCTCCGCGCCCTCCGTAAAAAATCTCTCGAGAGGAAATCCGGCGGCGATAAATCGAAAAAGACGATCTCGGATTACGCCGGCGTTACCAGGATTCTCCTCATTTACCGGCTCGCCACGAATCGGTTTAAGGGAGATATCGAGCTATGGTTTCAGTACCTCGAATTTTGCAGGGCGCGAGGTCACGGCAGGATGAAAAAAGTAATTTGCTGCATTTGCTTcaaattattgtttttacttAGTGTTATAGGTGTTTAGCAACCGATTTTCAATAGTTccaattttatttctattacATTTATGCATAATCCTATTTGAATTTGAATGATAGGGTTTTCGGTTATTGGATATCTTATTTGTGGTGTGATTATGTTAGGCATTGGCTCAATTAGTCAGATTTCATCCAAAAGTACCTTGTGTGTGGATATATGCTGCGGCTTGGGAGTTCGACAACAATCTGAATGTTGCTGCTGCCCGTGCTCTGATGCAAAATGGTTTGAGGTCCTGTCCAGCTTCTGAGGACCTATGGGTGGAGTATCTTCGCATGGAACTCACATACCTTAACAAGTTGAAAGCTCGAAAGATTGCCTTAGGTGAGGGTAAAGCTAGTGGCAAGAGGAATGCTGATGAGCAACAGTGGAGAGAGGAGAACCAGGACTTGTTCATGTCTTTGGATGAGAATGTGGATAAGATATCCAGCTCTCAAGAAAAACCGGATGTGTTCAGGGAGCATGGCTTGACCCTCCTTGATACTGTCTATAGTGGTGCAATTGAAGCCTTACCAACTTCCTTCAGTCTAAGAACTCGGTTTCTGGATATACTTGAAGCAACAGAGTTGGTTAGTTCAGAAGAAATGCGAACAAAGATACACCATGACATGAAAAGGGATTTTTCAAAGGATCCTCAGTACTGGGACTGGCTTGCTAGAGTTGAAATAGCTGATACCAAAGGAGTAAATTCTGTGCAGTTAGGCCGAGCAGTTCAGGTATTAACTTTTAGCAATATTTTGAATTTGCAAAATGTTGAAGCTTATGCGTGGTAGATGGTTCTGATTCTTGATTATTGCTAGAAATGTTGAAGTATGAAATCACATATGCTTTTCTTCTGATACTCTTTTATACTCTTAGAGGGCGTTTACTTTGAGTAATatgatagatagatagatagatagatcaaAATAATCCAAACTAATCCACCATTTACTTTTGAtggattgattaattttaaactTGTTTCACCATCTTATCTTCAAATACTCAGTCCTATACTATCAGTCTATCACTCAAAGTAAACACCCCCTTAATCTccagttttaatcaatattcaCCTTGTACATATGAATCTCCTAGGTTTATGAGGAGGGTTTAAAGTCTACGCCATCACCTATCATGGTTGAACTTTATTTAAAGTTCCTCATGGAAGCAGTTGATAGGGATGGAGAAGGTGTCATTCAATTCGACACGCATGCTCCTGCCATTGAGATTGTTTCACATATTTTGGAAGTATTTGAGAAAGCAGAGAGCCTTGGCTGCATTAATGAAGATCTTGCTTGCCAACATGTTTCATATCTTTTACACTTAAGTAAACTGGTTGAAGCCAAGATGCTTGCTGAAAAACTCTGCTCTGGAGAGTTTCCAAATGCAGTGAATTTATGGACTTTACGACTCACCATAGAAATGAGGTGTATTCAGAATAAATCTCTCACACCGAGCAAGGCTGATATGCTCTATATCTTCGAACTGCTGAGAAATATTCTGAAGAAACTTAGCGTTTCAGAAGCAGAGAGTTTGTGGACTATGGTATGCTTAAATTTTCTAATGctttacttttttctttatgtAGTTTTCCCTAAATAAATAGATACTTTGAAAATGTTAATGCCACCATTCCTGTTACTCATCCAGAGGTTTTTCATTACATCAAATCAtgattttttcttaatttttagcTTTTCTAGTTCTCATACATAATTTGGTGGACTTTACTCATGATTGTTGCTGTAGGGGCTGAAATATTTTGCAAATCAGAGACGTCATTTTGACGAGCTTGTTGAGATGTCAGTTCTATTATTGGCCAAAGATGGTGGAAATGATAGCGGGTTTTCACTCTCATCAACAATTGTAAATTATGTACTTCAAAGGGATGGAGTTGAACGTGCAAGAGAGATGTATAAGAGGTATTATGgtgtattttctttttattttttttcagtgTTTATGCCTGGCATGACATATTTCATAGTATGTCACTGATATTATTTCTGTCTCAATTGCAGATTTCTTGCATTACCACATCCTGGACTTCAATTATACAGAGATTGTATCGAGCTAGAGTCGAACCTTGCATCTGTGGGTGATAAGACAGGTCTGACCAATGCTCGGAAGCTATATGAATCTGCACTTACAACTTATGACCAAGATGCAAACCTATGGCGTGACTATCACTGCTTGGAGATAAAGGTTAATCCTGAGTCTCTCTTATCTCAATACACAAACACCATATGCAGTAAAAATGCAAAATAGGTGTTAAAATTGCCAACTTTTATTGACTTTTTCATTTGTTTAACGCACCTATTTGCTGCTATTTTGcacatgaatttaatataattCCGCTCTTCATTTACCAGACGGGAACTTCAGAAACTGCCGCAGCTGTTCATTGGCGTGCTAGAAAAACCCTTAAAAACAATGCAGCCCAGCTCCTATCTTCAAAATCATGACGACTTCTGTATATCTTAATTCGTTAGCTTTGAGCTAGTTGTTTGCGTTTCATTTTCGAGTGTTGTATTTGCAATATACGGAGTATATGGAAACAAGGAGCTAAAGCTGTAATTCAATTTTGTTCACCTTTTTTTGGAGGCAAGAATTTGAGTAAAACCAATCATTTCAGCATATTTATAACCTCACTTTGAATACAAGATAAGTAGCTGATATATTGTGGTATAAGGTAGTAATTGAGATGAAACTGATGTAAGATGCACTTTCTAAGCTCGTATTATTGTTGCTAAGATGTCTCAATAGCTACCTCTTGGCATTTATTatacatgaaaatatttttggtaaCTCTCTTCACACTCTTGGCCACTGTGGACTCACAACCTGCAATAACAAGAGCTGAATAGACTAAGGCAACATATCTGATTTTTTATAAACTAGAAGTAGAACAATTCTCTAGAGATGGCAGCCCACCTCAAGTGTGCTAAATACAAGTCTCATTCTGCTGGCTACGAGCGATGGCTCTTCAGCGCAGCCCATCACTGCCATTTGCTCCAGCTGGAGAGTTTTCACCGGGAGCCTTGATTCCAGTCATATATGCACGGAAAAGCACACCATTCTTAGTGATAATTAATCAGCGGAAGCTATACAAAGGGGTACATAACATATTCGGATTGCAGAAACGGGCGATGTCATCAACATGAAGACATAAAAAGTTGACATCATCACCACTTACCAGGCCATTCCTCTCATGTAGTAGGCATTTGCTATAATTGCACAGAAGCCCTTCCAAGAGATCAGCATTTCTTCCGACACCGGAGGACTGGATGACCATCTGACTACGGTTGGTTGTGGTGTGCAAAGAATAGTTATGAACACAATGCTCAGCCACATTATACATTCGTCCACCTGAAGCAAGTGGCATTGGTCATAACACACAATGCAGGAGAAACAGGTTTTGTTGCCACCCTCTGGCCATGGAAATGGCATATCGTAtttaaacaagaaaacaaatcacCATATGTCGATGTAAAACAATGAAGCTATGCAGGGACTCACTTCCTGTGAGATAATACTGGACCTTAGACCAGTATTTCCACCATAGGTTTGCATTGCCTCAATCTCAACACCGGATTCCTTCATATCAGTCAGCTCTTTCCTCAAGCCCTCGTCCGTGCATCCCAATTCGTATGCGTTTACACCAGCGCTGATGAACTCCTATGAATCATACCATCAGCATCTCCTCCACTAATGAAATAAGCTAACAAGGGGCCAAAAGCTAACTATAGAATATACTTTCAAGTTGTCACCTCCTCCACGCTCTACATAATTCCTGTACCGCCTCAACAAACTGGTTGCTATATTACGTGATGACCGGTACTCATTTTCTGGAGAAATAGAATCTTGAGAACGGCACTAGAAGTAGACAGAAACACGGTATAATAAGCAATCACACCCAAATATATCTACTTATTCATCAAGACTAGATGTGTGTGCTTTGTTGCTGAATAATggcaagaaaaaaaatactcaccAGCCACCTTCTTGAAGTGATTTGGTGGGAGAAACTGTGTAGTTTGAGTTGATTACTGAAATTTTGAGGACAAGACCAGTTCGACCGGTGAAACTTGGAATTGCAAGTATGAAACAAGGGATTTATATGTATGGATTTGGAGTTGGTAGTCTCTTGAAGCACATTCAAGTCCATAGGTGTTTGGCAAATGTTAAAGGTAACTGTCAACATAGTTGAATCAAGAGCTTCAACCTGAAACAACAAATGGAGTTCTGCTTCAACATTTTAGCTCAAGAATCACTGAATTAGGCAACAAACCACGAACAAATTAAGCATATTTAGTGTAACTCAGTATCACATAATCAGCAAACTTGTTTAAAGATACAGCCTCAAAGAACCATTAAATCTTCCTATGTCCAACCTTTGCTTGCTTCCAGTTATCTTCAGCAtcacaacataaaaaacaacATATGAAAGGAAACCACAACTCAACTAACTAGAGCTTTAATTGAATTACTACTTAATGTTTTAGTAGGATTATAAACCAATAAAGACTAAAAATTAACTTATGATCACATGAttggcatcatcccacccaacaaagaaacaaaaaaaaatacgaaCTTTGAGGAGAACTTAAAATAACCTTAAAAGGGTCTAGACACTTTCATCAGCAACACAAGAAATTGCCTGCTTTATCAGAAAAGGAAAGTGAACTTCACAGGATCAATTCTTAGGAGATAAATACGAAAGTGGATATAGAAGATATATGAGAAGAATCTAAAATAATTTCGATGGGGGCCACGAATTTAGTGAATGGCTGTGGAGATTACGCAACAACGAATTATGAATCCCCAGAAATTTGAAAATCACACGCACTCGATTTTTCTGGCTACGGGCGTTTTGGAGCTTCCAAAAACAGTCATCCGACGTCGTTCGGTGGAACTATCCCAGTGGTCCTTATGCTTTTGAATAATCCCATTTCAGTCCGCGGAATTTGTCATTTTTGATGAATTAGTTCTCTTTATTTGTCTCAATATTTCAGTAGTAGTCAGCTATTGGTAGATGTTTCAGTATTACCATGGCCATGAAACTTGGTATAAACTTTGCCAAAACCTTGGTATAAACACCTTACCTAACTCAAAAAAGTGTTGTTGGACTATAAAAGTGAAATccaattataaaaaatgattcTTTTTTGGTTGGTGGATCAGATTCTCAATCTTTtcacaaacataaaatagaaGCAGACAAAGGGGGAAAGGGTAATTGAATATCTATCACCACTCACTCAAGATTGGTCTTGATCTTGCTGAGAGAGCCTCCTCCACCCACTaaatcctttatttcttttactcaTTTTAATTTACCCAATTCCATTCCAATAACCATTAATATACCGTAAATTAAACCATAAATCGAACATATACTtgacaagaaaaaaaatcattcgTCAGTTGTTGAGGTACTGAATTTCTTTCTCTGTTGAATCTCAATGCATTATGCATTGCATTTCGCAATGGGTTTGCTCAAGATCGTGTTTTGTTCTTCTTGCTAATTCGCATTAGTATGTcgattttgtttctttttctaACTCTAGGTTGGTTGGTGAGATAATCTTCTTTATTACGCTAATCGGATCTGGTTTCATTAATTCCAATTTTTCTCTGTTTTACTACATTCGATGAGATTATGTTACAAATGTTTTATATTGTTTGGTTGCCGATTGTGCTATTGATGGAAATGTTGGATTTTGCAGTTATTCTGTAGGTTCAATTTTCTATTAGTTGCGTTGCTTACAAACTGTATGGTATAAAGCCTCACTGAGCTTTAGCTTGTTTGCCTCTTTTCTTGATGAGTTATCGTATGAATTAGCCTCCCTTTAGTGAATTTCATCATTTTCTGCAATTAGGTGCTTATAAATATGAGGGGAGGGGGATTGTGGCAGCTCGGTCAATCAATTACCCGTCGCTTGGCTCAGTCGGATAAGAAAACAGTTGCTCGTCGATGCTTTGCATCAGAGGCGGACCTCAAGAAGACAGCTCTGTATGACTTCCATGTCGCCCATGGCGGGAAGATGGTCCCTTTTGCAGGCTGGAGCATGCCAATTCAGTACAAGGACTCGATCATGGACTCCACGCTCAACTGCAGGGAGAACGGCAGCCTCTTTGATGTTGCGCATATGTGTGGTCTGAGTCTCAAAGGAAAAGACTGCATCCCCTTTCTTGAGAAGCTCGTGATTGCTGATGTCGCTGGCCTTGCACCCGGAACAGGGACTTTGACTGTCTTTACTAATGAGAAAGGTGGTGCGATTGATGATTCAGTGATCACTAAGGTGACTAATGAGCACATTTACTTGGTTGTGAATGCTGGATGCAGAGACAAAGATCTTGCCCATATCGAGGAACACATGAAAGCGTTCACATCAAAAGGTGGGGATGTTTCTTGGCACATCCACGATGAACGATCTCTTTTGGCCCTCCAGGTCTTACATTTTCCCTTTCCGATTTGGCAAGTATATGCTTTTATTCTTTGAGATGTTGTTCTTTTGAGCATCGTCTCATGATAAGTCGAAGGAGCGACTCCAATAACATTAGTACATGTATTAGGTTTCTAACAAATCAGAACGATTGAAAACATTATGTCGGTTAAACTTAGTTGTACTAATTACCTGGTGATTGCTGTACTCACTTGCCTAATTTCTCTTAATATCTCGGTGCAGGGACCCCTTTCTGCCCCGGTTTTGCAGCACTTGACAAAAGAAGATTTGAGCAAACTGTACTTCGGTGAGTTCCAGGTGTTGGATATCAACGGGGCGCTCTGCTACCTCACAAGAACAGGGTACGTTGCTTTATTTGGCTCGTCTTCATAAATGTTTACTGAGTAATCGGTCTTTAAGTGATGGCTCGAACTATTAGAATTTTTGCATAGTCGATACACAGTTCTCTGCAACAGTCGGTTAAGTTGGTAAACTCGCAGGTACACCGGTGAAGATGGTTTTGAAATATCAGTCCCGTCTGAGAATGCAGTCGATCTGGCAAAGGCCATTCTGGAGAAATCCGAAGGCAAGGTGAGGCTGACAGGGCTAGGTGCTCGGGACAGTCTTCGTCTAGAGGCTGGCTTGTGCTTGTACGGACACGACATGGAGCAACACACGACCCCTGTCGAAGCAGGACTGACATGGGCCATAGGGAAGCGGAGAAGGGCAGAAGGCGGATTCTTGGGCGCAGAAGTGATACTGAAGCAGATCGAGCAAGGGCCACCTGTCAGGAGAGTCGGGCTCTTCTCTGCTGGCCCGCCTGCCAGGAGTCACTGCGAGATTCAAGACGAGAAGGGGCAGAACATAGGCGAAGTCACGAGTGGAGGATTCAGCCCGTGTCTTAAGAAGAACATAGCCATGGGGTATGTGAAATCTGGACACCACAAGAATGGCACCAAACTGAAGATCGTCGTACGAGGGAAGGTCTACGATGGATCCATCACTAAAATGCCTTTTGTTCCTCCCAAGTATTACAAGTCATCTTGATTCTTTCTTATTTGTCGAATAACTGTTGCTTCTGAGGTACTACTACTTTTTCTGGTGAACTCAAAATGGTGCAATCAACTATCAAATTTCATGTCATggcagtttttttttaattattattatttttttcttttgttttgcgGTTGGATTGATATTTTTGTAGGAGTCTGAAGTTTGATAAGGTGCATCTGCAATTCGATGATGTTTGTGAAATATAGGTTTGCTTTGTTATGAAATGTTACCACCCAAATATAACTTTTGACATAAAATTTCATACTATTATCTCGCCGACGACATCTATCCAAAATTAGCGGACGTTGGCCAAAGCCCATTTCGTGTCCAACTCATCCTAAAAGGGAAAAGAGCTCATAATGGACATGAAATAAGCATTCAGTGTTAGCAAGCTAACACTGTTCATGATCGTGAAAGGTCCGATGCATATTTGGTACAAGGACGTACTCGTCAATATATTGTATGCTTGCATTATATTGCACAAAACGATAATCAATAACTATTGCATAACATGATAATCGATACTATAGGAGCTAAAACCCCTAATTAGAAGACGAACACACATTGGACCGCAAGTGGAAACCCATCTTGAGAGTGCGCTCAGGCTCAAACATTCCGAGTTTATCAGCTTTGTCATTTGTCGTCAATCACGAACCCCAAAACCAACTCCAACACGATTTAACTGGAttcacatttttctttatttaaattatgtattttttttgctaaataAAGATCATA
Coding sequences within:
- the LOC121773888 gene encoding uncharacterized protein LOC121773888, with the translated sequence MLTVTFNICQTPMDLNVLQETTNSKSIHINPLFHTCNSKFHRSNWSCPQNFSNQLKLHSFSHQITSRRWLCRSQDSISPENEYRSSRNIATSLLRRYRNYVERGGGDNLKEFISAGVNAYELGCTDEGLRKELTDMKESGVEIEAMQTYGGNTGLRSSIISQEVDECIMWLSIVFITILCTPQPTVVRWSSSPPVSEEMLISWKGFCAIIANAYYMRGMAWLPVKTLQLEQMAVMGCAEEPSLVASRMRLVFSTLEVVSPQWPRV
- the LOC121773885 gene encoding U3 small nucleolar RNA-associated protein 6 homolog — translated: MADVVQFKLERMLDELDDLERRGLFSRREIAEIVKMRRKFEYRLKRPSPLKEDFLTYIDYEKQLDALRALRKKSLERKSGGDKSKKTISDYAGVTRILLIYRLATNRFKGDIELWFQYLEFCRARGHGRMKKALAQLVRFHPKVPCVWIYAAAWEFDNNLNVAAARALMQNGLRSCPASEDLWVEYLRMELTYLNKLKARKIALGEGKASGKRNADEQQWREENQDLFMSLDENVDKISSSQEKPDVFREHGLTLLDTVYSGAIEALPTSFSLRTRFLDILEATELVSSEEMRTKIHHDMKRDFSKDPQYWDWLARVEIADTKGVNSVQLGRAVQVYEEGLKSTPSPIMVELYLKFLMEAVDRDGEGVIQFDTHAPAIEIVSHILEVFEKAESLGCINEDLACQHVSYLLHLSKLVEAKMLAEKLCSGEFPNAVNLWTLRLTIEMRCIQNKSLTPSKADMLYIFELLRNILKKLSVSEAESLWTMGLKYFANQRRHFDELVEMSVLLLAKDGGNDSGFSLSSTIVNYVLQRDGVERAREMYKRFLALPHPGLQLYRDCIELESNLASVGDKTGLTNARKLYESALTTYDQDANLWRDYHCLEIKTGTSETAAAVHWRARKTLKNNAAQLLSSKS
- the LOC121773887 gene encoding aminomethyltransferase, mitochondrial-like: MRGGGLWQLGQSITRRLAQSDKKTVARRCFASEADLKKTALYDFHVAHGGKMVPFAGWSMPIQYKDSIMDSTLNCRENGSLFDVAHMCGLSLKGKDCIPFLEKLVIADVAGLAPGTGTLTVFTNEKGGAIDDSVITKVTNEHIYLVVNAGCRDKDLAHIEEHMKAFTSKGGDVSWHIHDERSLLALQGPLSAPVLQHLTKEDLSKLYFGEFQVLDINGALCYLTRTGYTGEDGFEISVPSENAVDLAKAILEKSEGKVRLTGLGARDSLRLEAGLCLYGHDMEQHTTPVEAGLTWAIGKRRRAEGGFLGAEVILKQIEQGPPVRRVGLFSAGPPARSHCEIQDEKGQNIGEVTSGGFSPCLKKNIAMGYVKSGHHKNGTKLKIVVRGKVYDGSITKMPFVPPKYYKSS